From a single Herbiconiux sp. SALV-R1 genomic region:
- a CDS encoding glucosamine-6-phosphate deaminase: protein MAEVIVVPGRDAAGAMVAEAVERLVQGKPDAVLGLATGDTPLPVYRALAERVRDGLDLAGLRGFALDEYVGIPLAHPQSYHSVIDREVVKPLRLTQANVHVPDGRPIGIETAGERYEAALLAAGGVDLQILGIGTDGHIGFNEPGSSFASLTRVKTLTRQTRADNARFFDSPEEVPVHSITQGLGTILRARRLVLLAFGAGKAQAVAAAVEGPLTASVPASAIQLHPRATVVVDEEAAGGLAELDYYRHAFANKPLWDPVIL from the coding sequence GTGGCTGAAGTGATCGTGGTGCCCGGCCGCGACGCCGCCGGGGCGATGGTGGCCGAGGCCGTCGAGCGGCTCGTGCAGGGCAAGCCCGATGCGGTGCTAGGGCTTGCGACGGGCGACACGCCTCTGCCCGTGTACCGCGCGCTCGCCGAGCGGGTGCGCGACGGCCTCGACCTCGCCGGCCTGCGCGGCTTCGCGCTCGACGAGTACGTCGGCATCCCGCTCGCGCACCCGCAGAGCTACCACTCCGTGATCGACCGGGAGGTGGTGAAGCCGCTGCGGCTGACGCAGGCGAACGTGCACGTTCCCGACGGGCGCCCGATCGGCATCGAGACGGCGGGGGAGCGGTACGAAGCCGCCCTCCTCGCCGCGGGCGGGGTCGACCTGCAGATCCTCGGCATCGGCACCGACGGGCACATCGGCTTCAACGAGCCGGGGTCGTCGTTCGCCTCGCTCACCCGGGTGAAGACGCTCACCCGGCAGACCAGGGCCGACAACGCGCGATTCTTCGACTCGCCCGAGGAGGTTCCGGTGCACAGCATCACGCAGGGGCTCGGCACCATCCTGCGCGCACGCCGGCTCGTGCTGCTGGCCTTCGGGGCGGGAAAGGCGCAGGCGGTCGCGGCCGCCGTCGAGGGGCCGCTCACCGCGAGCGTGCCCGCCTCGGCGATCCAGCTCCACCCGCGGGCGACCGTCGTGGTCGACGAGGAGGCGGCGGGCGGGCTCGCCGAGCTCGACTACTACCGGCACGCGTTCGCGAACAAGCCCCTGTGGGACCCGGTCATCCTCTGA
- a CDS encoding IPT/TIG domain-containing protein has protein sequence MTSPTMRRAAATTIALGLVAAGCLVVAAPANAQPGDVSAVGATASFTLDVGPFHLDTDTSLGAIAAPAGGRDAVALFDQTLVDAGFADITMAGIEGAVESPDGVAESAMNVDATSANLFGLNLVTLDDAASAVMCPSDGPAEVSVGATGLSILGVPVELARESPSAAQTAPLPADYEAPDGTAADLSSLEVTVQVGQVRSVGTDGAVGVALDTIVSIDGTLDDEVFTDRVVARLLLAGASCQTRSQIAAPTITGISPAAGVPATGGDVVIDGTGFTADTTVVFGDDPATGVVVSASGTQLTATAPAGAVGTVTVTVANAGGSAQIAYAYLAPSPTATPTPSPAPPAPATPTPSVPKPGGTLADTGSAAAPLAGGAIAAVVAGGIVALVVTLRRRRA, from the coding sequence ATGACGTCACCGACCATGCGCCGCGCTGCGGCCACGACCATCGCGCTGGGTCTTGTGGCCGCGGGCTGCCTCGTCGTCGCTGCGCCGGCGAACGCCCAGCCGGGCGACGTCTCTGCAGTGGGAGCGACTGCCTCGTTCACCCTCGACGTGGGCCCGTTCCACCTCGACACCGATACGAGCCTCGGTGCGATCGCCGCCCCGGCCGGAGGGCGCGACGCGGTGGCGTTGTTCGACCAGACCCTCGTCGACGCGGGCTTCGCCGACATCACCATGGCGGGTATCGAAGGAGCTGTCGAGTCGCCCGACGGCGTCGCCGAGTCGGCGATGAACGTCGACGCCACCTCGGCGAACCTGTTCGGCCTCAACCTCGTCACCCTCGACGACGCGGCGAGCGCGGTGATGTGCCCGAGCGACGGGCCGGCCGAGGTGTCGGTGGGCGCGACGGGGCTCAGCATCCTCGGCGTGCCGGTCGAGCTGGCCCGGGAGTCGCCCTCCGCCGCGCAGACGGCACCGCTGCCCGCCGACTACGAGGCCCCCGACGGTACCGCAGCCGACCTCAGCTCTCTCGAGGTCACCGTGCAGGTCGGTCAGGTGCGCTCCGTCGGGACCGACGGAGCCGTCGGGGTCGCGCTCGACACCATCGTCAGCATCGACGGCACGCTCGACGACGAGGTCTTCACCGACCGCGTCGTCGCGAGGCTGCTGCTGGCCGGCGCCTCCTGCCAGACCCGGTCGCAGATCGCGGCACCGACCATCACCGGCATCTCACCGGCGGCCGGTGTGCCCGCCACGGGTGGCGACGTCGTCATCGACGGCACCGGCTTCACCGCCGACACCACCGTCGTGTTCGGCGACGACCCCGCCACCGGCGTCGTCGTCTCGGCATCGGGCACGCAGCTCACCGCGACGGCACCCGCCGGAGCGGTGGGGACCGTGACGGTGACCGTGGCGAACGCGGGCGGCAGCGCCCAGATCGCGTACGCATATCTCGCGCCGTCGCCCACCGCGACCCCGACGCCGTCACCCGCGCCGCCGGCCCCCGCCACGCCCACGCCGTCGGTCCCGAAACCGGGCGGCACGCTCGCCGACACCGGCTCGGCGGCGGCACCCCTCGCGGGCGGCGCGATCGCCGCCGTCGTCGCGGGCGGGATCGTCGCTCTCGTCGTCACCCTTCGCCGCCGCCGCGCCTGA
- the purU gene encoding formyltetrahydrofolate deformylase, translated as MVSPHNHWVLTFVCADLPGIVHAVSGAVVESGGNITESQQFSSADTGRFFMRLQVESPSGREVFEAALAPVVERYDMTWRLDTVGRPLRTLVLVSTAAHCLNDLLFRQRAGQLPVEIPLVLSNHGSLRDLAGFYDVPFEALPVTDAASKAAFEARVIEAVETHDIELVVLARYMQIISPELCARLEGRMINIHHSFLPGFKGANPYKQAHARGVKLIGATAHFVTSDLDEGPIIEQNVVRVDHTRTPAELVAIGQDEESRTLTTAVKWFAEDRVLLDGARTIIFR; from the coding sequence ATGGTTTCGCCGCACAACCACTGGGTGCTGACGTTCGTGTGCGCCGACCTCCCCGGCATCGTGCACGCGGTCAGCGGCGCCGTGGTGGAGTCGGGCGGCAACATCACCGAGAGCCAGCAGTTCTCCTCGGCCGACACGGGCCGCTTCTTCATGCGCCTGCAGGTCGAGTCGCCGTCGGGCCGCGAGGTGTTCGAGGCCGCCCTCGCCCCCGTGGTCGAGCGCTACGACATGACCTGGCGGCTCGACACCGTCGGCCGACCGCTCCGCACCCTGGTGCTCGTCTCGACAGCCGCGCACTGCCTCAACGATCTGCTGTTCCGGCAGCGCGCCGGTCAGCTGCCGGTCGAGATCCCCCTCGTGCTGTCGAACCACGGCTCGCTGCGCGACCTAGCCGGCTTCTACGACGTGCCCTTCGAGGCGCTCCCGGTGACGGATGCGGCGTCCAAGGCCGCCTTCGAGGCCCGAGTCATCGAGGCGGTCGAGACGCACGACATCGAACTGGTCGTGCTGGCGCGGTACATGCAGATCATCTCGCCCGAGCTCTGCGCCCGGCTCGAGGGCCGCATGATCAACATCCACCACTCCTTCCTCCCGGGCTTCAAGGGCGCGAACCCCTACAAGCAGGCGCACGCCCGCGGGGTGAAGCTCATCGGTGCCACCGCCCACTTCGTCACGAGCGACCTCGACGAGGGGCCCATCATCGAGCAGAACGTCGTGCGCGTCGACCACACGCGTACCCCGGCCGAGCTCGTCGCCATCGGGCAGGACGAGGAGAGCCGCACGCTCACCACCGCGGTGAAGTGGTTCGCCGAAGACCGGGTGCTGCTCGACGGGGCGCGCACCATCATCTTCCGGTAG
- a CDS encoding MFS transporter → MVRVAVTSTLPSTGSIPVHRTPSVPPPARFPWGGLLVLATSVFLSVTAEMIPTGLLPEMSQGLGVTESQVGLLISFFAFAVVLTSVPLSLLFRAVPRHTLLIGVLVVISLASVAGSLAPSFEFLAVARIVSGMAHGVFWGVVGAYSAHLVPKEQLGRAVAITTAGGTLAFVLGVPLATFVGQAYGWRLPFLAVGVLTALGAVLLYFLLPRVSHHRPAKRVKGEQAPRRRFSLDPTVPGVAVICVLAAVVMIGNYGFYTYIAPYMVAKMGVPDAQIGTLLFVYGVAGGVGLFIAGSVFAKRATFGLFLSLIVTAVSVTVLALFSANPVVGIGAFVVYGIVFGMIPTLMATQLMRTASPEIRDSASAFYSTAFNTGIGFGALVGGFFLDALGLGSLPWVYLVGLALGLALLVAAPAITRRGAVNPATASGSTVSPVASPVTPADPRPATQH, encoded by the coding sequence ATGGTGCGCGTCGCTGTGACCTCTACTCTGCCGTCGACCGGGTCGATCCCGGTTCACCGAACCCCTTCCGTTCCCCCTCCCGCACGCTTCCCGTGGGGCGGCCTCCTCGTTCTCGCGACCTCCGTCTTCCTGTCGGTGACCGCCGAGATGATCCCCACCGGCCTCCTCCCCGAGATGAGCCAGGGCCTCGGCGTCACCGAGTCGCAGGTGGGCCTGCTCATCAGCTTCTTCGCCTTCGCGGTCGTGCTCACGAGCGTGCCGCTCAGCCTGCTGTTCCGCGCGGTGCCACGCCATACGCTCCTCATCGGCGTGCTCGTGGTCATCTCCCTGGCCAGCGTCGCGGGTTCCCTCGCGCCGAGCTTCGAGTTCCTCGCCGTGGCCCGCATCGTGAGCGGCATGGCCCACGGTGTGTTCTGGGGTGTCGTGGGCGCCTACTCGGCACACCTCGTGCCGAAGGAGCAGCTCGGCCGCGCCGTCGCCATCACCACCGCGGGCGGCACCCTCGCCTTCGTGCTCGGCGTGCCCCTCGCCACCTTCGTCGGCCAGGCCTACGGCTGGCGCCTCCCCTTCCTCGCGGTGGGCGTGCTCACCGCGCTCGGCGCCGTGCTGCTGTACTTCCTGCTGCCGCGGGTGTCGCACCACCGGCCCGCGAAGCGGGTGAAGGGCGAGCAGGCCCCGCGCCGCCGCTTCTCGCTCGACCCCACCGTGCCGGGAGTCGCCGTCATCTGCGTGCTCGCCGCCGTCGTGATGATCGGCAACTACGGCTTCTACACCTACATCGCCCCCTACATGGTGGCGAAGATGGGTGTTCCGGATGCGCAGATCGGCACGCTGCTGTTCGTCTACGGTGTCGCAGGTGGCGTGGGTCTGTTCATCGCCGGCAGCGTCTTCGCCAAGCGCGCGACCTTCGGCCTGTTCCTCTCCCTGATCGTCACGGCGGTCTCGGTCACCGTGCTCGCGCTGTTCTCGGCCAACCCGGTCGTCGGCATCGGGGCGTTCGTCGTGTACGGCATCGTCTTCGGCATGATCCCGACGCTCATGGCCACGCAGCTCATGCGCACGGCGTCGCCCGAGATCCGCGACTCCGCCAGCGCGTTCTACTCCACCGCCTTCAACACCGGCATCGGCTTCGGGGCCCTGGTCGGAGGCTTCTTCCTCGACGCGCTGGGCCTCGGTTCGCTCCCGTGGGTCTACCTCGTGGGGCTCGCGCTCGGTCTCGCGCTGCTCGTCGCAGCTCCCGCGATCACGCGGCGCGGTGCGGTGAACCCGGCAACCGCATCCGGGTCCACCGTCTCCCCGGTGGCCTCCCCGGTGACCCCGGCCGACCCTCGCCCCGCGACGCAGCACTGA
- the glyA gene encoding serine hydroxymethyltransferase → MSDTSATFNAPLSEVDPEIAEVLQQELNRQRTTLEMIASENFVPRAVLESQGSVLTNKYAEGYPGRRYYGGCEFVDVAEELAIARAKALFGAEFANVQPHSGASANAAVLSAIAAPGDTILGLELSHGGHLTHGMKLNFSGKLYNAVAYGVDPETFLVDMNVVREKALEHKPQVIIAGWSAYPRQLDFAAFREIADEVGAKLWVDMAHFAGLVAAGLHPSPVPFADVVSSTVHKTIGGPRSGFILSRDTELAKKLNSNVFPGHQGGPLMHVIAAKATAFKLAATDEFKDRQVRTLSGARLLADRLTADDSRAAGVDVLTGGTDVHLVLADLRTSELDGKQAEDILHEVGITVNRNSVPFDPRPPMVTSGLRIGTPALATRGFGDVEFTEVADIIATALQPNPDVEALRARVVSLADGFPLYPGLEQW, encoded by the coding sequence TTGTCCGACACATCCGCCACCTTCAACGCGCCGCTCAGCGAGGTCGACCCCGAGATCGCCGAGGTGCTGCAGCAGGAGCTCAACCGCCAGCGCACCACGCTCGAGATGATCGCCAGCGAGAACTTCGTGCCGCGCGCCGTGCTCGAGTCGCAGGGCTCGGTGCTCACCAACAAGTACGCCGAGGGCTACCCGGGCCGCCGCTACTACGGCGGCTGCGAGTTCGTCGACGTGGCCGAGGAGCTCGCCATCGCCCGCGCCAAGGCGCTGTTCGGCGCCGAGTTCGCGAACGTGCAGCCGCACTCCGGTGCGAGCGCCAATGCGGCGGTGCTCTCGGCGATCGCCGCGCCCGGCGACACCATCCTGGGCCTCGAGCTCTCGCACGGCGGGCACCTCACCCACGGCATGAAGCTCAACTTCTCGGGCAAGCTCTACAACGCGGTCGCCTACGGAGTCGACCCCGAGACCTTCCTCGTCGACATGAACGTCGTGCGCGAGAAGGCCCTCGAGCACAAGCCGCAGGTCATCATCGCGGGCTGGTCGGCCTACCCCCGTCAGCTCGACTTCGCCGCCTTCCGCGAGATCGCCGACGAGGTGGGCGCGAAGCTCTGGGTCGACATGGCGCACTTCGCCGGGCTCGTGGCGGCCGGCCTCCACCCCTCGCCCGTGCCCTTCGCCGACGTCGTGTCGTCGACCGTGCACAAGACCATCGGCGGCCCGCGCTCGGGCTTCATCCTGAGCCGCGACACCGAACTGGCCAAGAAGCTCAACTCGAACGTCTTCCCCGGCCACCAGGGCGGCCCGCTCATGCACGTCATCGCGGCGAAGGCCACGGCGTTCAAGCTCGCCGCCACCGACGAGTTCAAAGACCGTCAGGTGCGCACCCTCTCGGGCGCCCGCCTCCTCGCCGACCGCCTCACCGCCGACGACTCGCGCGCCGCGGGTGTCGACGTGCTCACGGGCGGCACCGATGTGCACCTCGTGCTGGCCGACCTCCGCACCTCGGAGCTCGACGGCAAGCAGGCCGAAGACATCCTGCACGAGGTGGGCATCACGGTGAACCGCAACTCCGTGCCGTTCGACCCGCGCCCCCCGATGGTCACCTCCGGTCTCCGCATCGGCACCCCCGCCCTCGCCACCCGCGGCTTCGGCGACGTCGAGTTCACCGAGGTGGCCGACATCATCGCCACCGCGCTGCAGCCGAACCCCGACGTCGAGGCGCTGCGCGCCCGCGTCGTGTCGCTCGCCGACGGCTTCCCGCTCTACCCCGGACTCGAGCAGTGGTAG